A window of Nitrospinota bacterium contains these coding sequences:
- the hflC gene encoding protease modulator HflC codes for MRMAVIMVALLGAAFVLFSSLFTVSEIQQAVVTQLGKPVRVVKNPGLHFKLPFFQQVIFFDNRLLDYDSAPTEVVTKDKKALVVDNYSRWRIKDPLLMLQTVQNENGAQARLDDIIYSELRLELGLHSLIEIVASKRKEIFSKVTASSNEKAKEYGIEIIDVRVKRADLPPENEKAVFGRMRAERQRIARQYRSEGKEEALKIRSKTDKLRTILLADAYQQEQILRGNGDASAVTIYAEAFERDQEFYAFIRTLEAYKQSLKSNTTVILPPDSQFLRYIKEAR; via the coding sequence ATGAGGATGGCCGTCATAATGGTAGCGCTGCTCGGCGCGGCCTTCGTGCTGTTTTCCTCTCTCTTCACCGTATCGGAAATTCAGCAGGCGGTGGTCACTCAGCTCGGTAAGCCCGTCAGGGTTGTGAAGAACCCCGGTCTTCACTTCAAGCTCCCCTTCTTCCAGCAGGTGATCTTCTTCGACAACCGACTGCTGGACTACGACTCAGCCCCCACAGAGGTCGTCACGAAAGACAAGAAGGCTCTCGTGGTGGACAACTACTCCCGGTGGCGCATAAAAGACCCCCTCCTCATGCTGCAGACGGTGCAGAATGAAAACGGCGCCCAGGCCCGCCTCGACGACATCATCTACTCGGAGCTCCGGCTCGAGCTCGGCCTCCACAGCCTCATCGAAATTGTGGCCTCCAAGCGGAAAGAGATTTTCAGCAAGGTGACCGCAAGTAGCAATGAGAAGGCAAAGGAGTACGGCATCGAGATCATCGACGTTCGGGTCAAGCGGGCGGACCTGCCACCGGAGAACGAAAAGGCCGTCTTCGGCCGGATGCGCGCTGAGCGGCAGCGGATTGCTCGCCAATACCGCTCCGAGGGCAAAGAGGAAGCCCTGAAAATTCGCTCCAAAACCGACAAGCTCAGGACAATCCTCCTGGCCGACGCCTACCAGCAAGAGCAGATCTTACGAGGCAATGGCGACGCCAGCGCGGTCACCATTTACGCCGAAGCCTTCGAGCGTGACCAGGAGTTCTACGCATTCATCCGCACCCTCGAAGCCTACAAGCAGTCGCTCAAGAGCAATACGACCGTCATCTTGCCGCCGGACTCACAGTTTCTGCGCTACATCAAGGAGGCCCGCTGA
- a CDS encoding bifunctional phosphoglucose/phosphomannose isomerase, which translates to MLGQALKERCNAVDLAGMAQHLLRAPSLARTAYEAGRGLVEMRPAPALSHLVVAGMGGSAIGGDLLLDLSMGRCPVPIITHRDFSLPAFVGSGSGVVAVSYSGETAETLSAFREASARGAWRWVVTTGGTLAELAGASDVSAVIVPDGLPPRAAVGPLFFSLVGLAEGLGLLDSQADAVEEAVAVWEALNGRYRPEANEEANPALALARWLIEGLPSIYGAAGLTEGVARRWKCQLNENSKMVAFAEVLPELTHNEVASYEVDPSHPGPPRLVVLLEDEDDGPALARQRADLADWLHERGISVERVAGEGQTRLARLTSLVLLGDWVSYYAAVLRGIDPTAIPSIEALKEDGRESYARS; encoded by the coding sequence GTGTTGGGCCAAGCCTTAAAAGAGCGCTGTAACGCCGTGGACCTCGCCGGGATGGCCCAGCACCTCCTCCGTGCTCCTTCCCTGGCCCGAACAGCCTACGAGGCCGGCCGAGGGCTAGTCGAAATGCGGCCCGCCCCGGCCCTCTCCCACCTGGTCGTGGCCGGAATGGGAGGCAGTGCCATAGGGGGTGACCTCCTGCTCGACTTGAGCATGGGAAGATGCCCCGTTCCCATCATCACCCACCGGGACTTCAGCCTGCCGGCCTTCGTCGGCTCCGGAAGCGGGGTGGTGGCTGTAAGCTACTCGGGCGAAACCGCCGAGACGCTTTCGGCCTTCAGAGAAGCCTCGGCGCGGGGCGCTTGGCGGTGGGTTGTGACCACCGGCGGGACCCTGGCCGAGCTAGCCGGGGCCTCTGACGTCTCAGCGGTCATCGTGCCAGACGGCCTTCCTCCCAGGGCCGCCGTGGGACCCCTCTTCTTCAGCCTCGTCGGCCTCGCCGAGGGGCTCGGCCTCCTCGACTCGCAGGCCGACGCCGTGGAGGAGGCTGTTGCAGTCTGGGAGGCTCTAAACGGCCGTTACCGTCCTGAGGCAAACGAGGAGGCCAACCCGGCGTTGGCCCTTGCCAGGTGGCTTATCGAGGGGCTCCCATCAATTTACGGGGCGGCGGGCCTCACCGAAGGGGTGGCCCGCCGCTGGAAGTGCCAGCTCAACGAAAATAGCAAGATGGTTGCCTTCGCCGAAGTGTTGCCCGAGCTAACCCACAACGAGGTCGCCAGCTACGAAGTAGACCCATCCCATCCAGGACCCCCTCGCCTCGTAGTCCTTCTGGAGGACGAAGACGACGGCCCCGCGCTCGCCCGTCAACGGGCGGACCTGGCCGACTGGCTCCATGAGCGAGGGATTTCCGTTGAGCGGGTCGCCGGTGAGGGCCAGACACGTCTGGCCCGCCTCACCTCCCTGGTCCTGCTGGGCGACTGGGTTAGCTACTACGCAGCGGTGCTTCGGGGCATCGACCCCACGGCTATCCCCTCCATCGAGGCCCTCAAGGAGGACGGGAGAGAATCCTACGCCCGATCATGA